Proteins from a single region of Oreochromis niloticus isolate F11D_XX linkage group LG7, O_niloticus_UMD_NMBU, whole genome shotgun sequence:
- the fpgs gene encoding folylpolyglutamate synthase, mitochondrial isoform X1 translates to MTGACSDVITLEKRAFHIWCPLPGTASRFMMLCMSRMLRRGSGIAARLARRDRALSLAGLSCRHYSTETAPHIPGMEYQDAICTLNTLQTNASALEQVRRERSNPQLQLNAMRAFLERAGLAVDELDHLNIIHVTGTKGKGSTCAFTEQILRNYGFRTGFYSSPHLVQVRERIRINGQPIGKDLFTKYFWQVYGRLDETKDAHGGTMPAYFRFLTILAFHVFLQEKVDLAVIEVGIGGAYDCTNIIRRPWVCGISSLGIDHTQILGDTIEKIAWQKGGIFKPGVPGFTVRQPEGAMPVLKERAKEIGCPLWVCPQLEDYQPDCGPLHLGLAGQHQRSNASLALQLSHTWLQRRCLPADHSFPITTVENNGTLQAPAFSPSPIMVKGLADAQWPGRTQTLKHGEVTYFLDGAHTMRSMQACVQWFRETAAQHERSASGAVARVLLFNATGERDSAAMLKLLVTCHFDFAVFCPNITEAIASCNADQQNFNVSVENMLTRCLDNERSWRLHNRLGDDKGTQLLIQDSLPRLPEHRGDTLVFPCILSALQWITQGRDSVLADPAKTTLAVKQSVTAKAAPLREAAEIHVLITGSLHLVGGALKHLDPASSK, encoded by the exons atgaCGGGGGCGTGTTCTGACGTCATTACGCTTGAAAAACGAGCCTTCCATATTTGGTGTCCCCTTCCTGGAACAGCTTCACGCTTCATGATGCTGTGCATGTCGCGCATGCTGCGGCGGGGCTCGGGCATCGCCGCGCGGCTCGCACGGCGGGACCGGGCGCTCAGTTTGGCGGGTCTTTCGTGCCGGCACTACAGCACCGAGACGGCTCCTCACATCCCGGGAATGGAGTATCAG GACGCCATTTGCACTCTGAACACGTTGCAGACAAATGCCAGCGCCTTGGAGCAGGTACGACGAGAGCGCAGCAATCCTCAGCTGCAGCTGAACGCCATGAGAGCCTTCCTGGAGCGAGCCGGCCTCGCG GTGGACGAACTCGACCATCTCAATATCATTCACGTGACAGGAACAAAGGGCAAG GGCTCGACGTGCGCGTTCACAGAGCAGATTTTAAGAAATTATGGCTTCCGCACAGGATTTTACAG CTCTCCACATCTGGTGCAGGTCAGGGAGAGGATTCGGATCAACGGACAGCCAATCGGAAAAGACCTCTTCACTAAATACTTCTGGCAGGTTTACGGGCGACTCGATGAAACAAAG GATGCCCACGGAGGGACGATGCCGGCGTATTTCCGCTTCCTCACCATCTTGGCCTTCCATGTCTTCCTCCAAGAGAAG GTGGATTTAGCTGTGATTGAAGTTGGCATAGGCGGCGCGTACGACTGCACCAACATCATAAG GAGGCCGTGGGTGTGTGGCATCTCCTCTCTCGGCATAGATCACACTCAGATTCTTGGAGACACCATCGAGAAGATCGCCTGGCAGAAAGGAGGCATCTTCAAG CCCGGAGTCCCCGGCTTCACCGTCAGACAGCCAGAGGGCGCCATGCCCGTGCTCAAGGAGCGGGCCAAAGAGATCGGA TGCCCACTGTGGGTGTGTCCACAGCTCGAGGACTACCAACCGGACTGTGGACCTTTGCACCTGGGCCTTGCAGGGCAGCACCAACGCTCCAACGCCTCCCTCGCCCTCCAGCTGAGTCACACCTGGCTCCAGAGGAGATGCCTACCAG CAGATCACAGCTTTCCCATCACCACTGTTGAAAACAACGGTACACTTCAGGCGCCTGCGTTCAGTCCCAGCCCCATCATGGTTAAAG GGCTGGCAGATGCTCAGTGGCCCGGCAGGACCCAGACCCTGAAGCATGGAGAGGTGACTTACTTCCTGGATGGAGCTCACACCATGCGCAGCATGCAGGCCTGCGTTCAGTGGTTCAGAGAGACTGCAGCTCAGCACGAGAGGAGCGCCAG TGGAGCTGTAGCCAGAGTGCTGCTGTTCAacgcaacaggagagagagactCGGCTGCCATGCTGAAACTGCTGGTG ACGTGTCACTTTGACTTCGCTGTCTTTTGCCCAAACATCACTGAAGCCATTGCTTCCTGTAACGCAG ACCAGCAGAACTTCAACGTGTCCGTGGAGAACATGCTGACACGCTGCTTGGACAACGAGAGGAGCTGGCGACTTCATAACCGGCTGGGTGACGACAAAGGCACCCAGTTGCTGATCCAGGACAGTCTTCCTCGTTTACCTGAGCACAGAGGGGACACCTTGGTGTTCCCGTGCATCCTCAGCGCCCTCCAGTGGATCACGCAGGGCAGAGACTCTGTGCTGGCCGACCCGGCCAAGACGACGTTGGCGGTTAAACAGAGTGTCACGGCCAAAGCCGCTCCCCTCCGTGAGGCCGCCGAGATCCACGTCCTCATCACCGGAAGCCTCCACCTGGTGGGAGGAGCTCTCAAACACCTGGACCCAGCTTCCTCTAAGTGA
- the cdk9 gene encoding cyclin-dependent kinase 9, translated as MQRDKTSNATGAEKPDREAAIMSKYYDGVEFPFCDEFSKYEKMAKIGQGTFGEVFKAKHRQTGKKVALKKVLMENEKEGFPITALREIKILQLLKHENVVNLIEICRTKATQFNRYKGSIYLVFDFCEHDLAGLLSNANVKFTLAEIKKVMQMLLNGLYYIHRNKILHRDMKAANVLITRDGVLKLADFGLARAFSLAKNSQGNRYTNRVVTLWYRPPELLLGERDYGPPIDLWGAGCIMAEMWTRSPIMQGNTEQHQLTLISQLCGSITAEVWPGVDKKYELYQKMELPKGQKRKVKDRLKAYVKDPYALDLIDKLLVLDPAQRIDSDDALNHDFFWSDPMPSDLKNMLSTHNTSMFEYLAPPRRRGHMPQQQPNQNRNPATTSQTEFDRVF; from the exons ATGCAGCGGGACAAGACAAGCAACGCCACCGGGGCTGAAAA GCCCGATCGGGAGGCCGCCATCATGTCGAAGTACTACGACGGAGTGGAGTTCCCTTTCTGTGACGAGTTCTCCAAGTACGAGAAAATGGCCAAGATCGGACAAGGAACCTTTGG GGAGGTGTTCAAAGCGAAGCACCGACAGACAGGGAAGAAAGTTGCACTGAAGAAAGTGCTGATGGAAAACGAGAAAGAAGGG TTCCCAATCACAGCTCTGAGAGAGATCAAAATCCTTCAACTGCTCAAGCACGAGAACGTTGTCAATCTGATCGAGATCTGCAGGACCAAAG CCACTCAGTTTAACAGGTACAAAGGCAGCATCTACTTGGTGTTTGACTTCTGTGAGCATGACCTGGCTGGGCTGCTGAGCAATGCCAACGTGAAGTTCACGCTGGCAGAGATCAAGAAGGTGATGCAGATGCTGCTCAATGGGCTGTACTACATCCACAGGAACAAG ATCCTTCACAGAGACATGAAGGCAGCTAATGTGCTCATAACCAGAGACGGCGTCCTGAAGCTGGCTGACTTTGGTTTGGCTCGAGCCTTCAGCCTGGCCAAGAACAGCCAGGGGAACCGCTACACTAACCGCGTGGTGACGCTGTGGTACCGACCTCCAGAGCTGCTGTTgg GTGAGCGAGACTACGGGCCTCCAATCGACCTGTGGGGGGCTGGCTGCATCATGGCCGAGATGTGGACACGGAGTCCGATCATGCAGGGGAACACGGAGCAGCACCAGCTGACCCTCATCAGCCAGCTCTGCGGCTCCATCACGGCAGAG GTGTGGCCCGGTGTAGACAAGAAGTATGAGCTGTACCAGAAGATGGAGCTGCCCAAAGGTCAGAAGAGGAAAGTGAAGGACCGCCTCAAAGCTTACGTCAAAGACCCGTATGCCCTGGACCTCATTGACAAGCTGCTGGTCCTGGACCCGGCACAGCGAATCGACAGTGACGACGCCCTCAACCACGACTTCTTCTGGTCAGACCCGATGCCGTCAGACCTCAAGAACATGCTCTCCACCCACAACACGTCCATGTTTGAGTACCTGGCCCCACCTCGGCGGAGAGGACACATGCCCCAGCAGCAGCCTAATCAGAACCGGAACCCGGCCACCACGAGCCAGACAGAGTTCGACCGCGTGTTTTAA
- the fpgs gene encoding folylpolyglutamate synthase, mitochondrial isoform X2 — MTGACSDVITLEKRAFHIWCPLPGTASRFMMLCMSRMLRRGSGIAARLARRDRALSLAGLSCRHYSTETAPHIPGMEYQDAICTLNTLQTNASALEQVRRERSNPQLQLNAMRAFLERAGLAVDELDHLNIIHVTGTKGKGSTCAFTEQILRNYGFRTGFYSSPHLVQVRERIRINGQPIGKDLFTKYFWQVYGRLDETKDAHGGTMPAYFRFLTILAFHVFLQEKVDLAVIEVGIGGAYDCTNIIRRPWVCGISSLGIDHTQILGDTIEKIAWQKGGIFKPGVPGFTVRQPEGAMPVLKERAKEIGCPLWVCPQLEDYQPDCGPLHLGLAGQHQRSNASLALQLSHTWLQRRCLPDHSFPITTVENNGTLQAPAFSPSPIMVKGLADAQWPGRTQTLKHGEVTYFLDGAHTMRSMQACVQWFRETAAQHERSASGAVARVLLFNATGERDSAAMLKLLVTCHFDFAVFCPNITEAIASCNADQQNFNVSVENMLTRCLDNERSWRLHNRLGDDKGTQLLIQDSLPRLPEHRGDTLVFPCILSALQWITQGRDSVLADPAKTTLAVKQSVTAKAAPLREAAEIHVLITGSLHLVGGALKHLDPASSK, encoded by the exons atgaCGGGGGCGTGTTCTGACGTCATTACGCTTGAAAAACGAGCCTTCCATATTTGGTGTCCCCTTCCTGGAACAGCTTCACGCTTCATGATGCTGTGCATGTCGCGCATGCTGCGGCGGGGCTCGGGCATCGCCGCGCGGCTCGCACGGCGGGACCGGGCGCTCAGTTTGGCGGGTCTTTCGTGCCGGCACTACAGCACCGAGACGGCTCCTCACATCCCGGGAATGGAGTATCAG GACGCCATTTGCACTCTGAACACGTTGCAGACAAATGCCAGCGCCTTGGAGCAGGTACGACGAGAGCGCAGCAATCCTCAGCTGCAGCTGAACGCCATGAGAGCCTTCCTGGAGCGAGCCGGCCTCGCG GTGGACGAACTCGACCATCTCAATATCATTCACGTGACAGGAACAAAGGGCAAG GGCTCGACGTGCGCGTTCACAGAGCAGATTTTAAGAAATTATGGCTTCCGCACAGGATTTTACAG CTCTCCACATCTGGTGCAGGTCAGGGAGAGGATTCGGATCAACGGACAGCCAATCGGAAAAGACCTCTTCACTAAATACTTCTGGCAGGTTTACGGGCGACTCGATGAAACAAAG GATGCCCACGGAGGGACGATGCCGGCGTATTTCCGCTTCCTCACCATCTTGGCCTTCCATGTCTTCCTCCAAGAGAAG GTGGATTTAGCTGTGATTGAAGTTGGCATAGGCGGCGCGTACGACTGCACCAACATCATAAG GAGGCCGTGGGTGTGTGGCATCTCCTCTCTCGGCATAGATCACACTCAGATTCTTGGAGACACCATCGAGAAGATCGCCTGGCAGAAAGGAGGCATCTTCAAG CCCGGAGTCCCCGGCTTCACCGTCAGACAGCCAGAGGGCGCCATGCCCGTGCTCAAGGAGCGGGCCAAAGAGATCGGA TGCCCACTGTGGGTGTGTCCACAGCTCGAGGACTACCAACCGGACTGTGGACCTTTGCACCTGGGCCTTGCAGGGCAGCACCAACGCTCCAACGCCTCCCTCGCCCTCCAGCTGAGTCACACCTGGCTCCAGAGGAGATGCCTACCAG ATCACAGCTTTCCCATCACCACTGTTGAAAACAACGGTACACTTCAGGCGCCTGCGTTCAGTCCCAGCCCCATCATGGTTAAAG GGCTGGCAGATGCTCAGTGGCCCGGCAGGACCCAGACCCTGAAGCATGGAGAGGTGACTTACTTCCTGGATGGAGCTCACACCATGCGCAGCATGCAGGCCTGCGTTCAGTGGTTCAGAGAGACTGCAGCTCAGCACGAGAGGAGCGCCAG TGGAGCTGTAGCCAGAGTGCTGCTGTTCAacgcaacaggagagagagactCGGCTGCCATGCTGAAACTGCTGGTG ACGTGTCACTTTGACTTCGCTGTCTTTTGCCCAAACATCACTGAAGCCATTGCTTCCTGTAACGCAG ACCAGCAGAACTTCAACGTGTCCGTGGAGAACATGCTGACACGCTGCTTGGACAACGAGAGGAGCTGGCGACTTCATAACCGGCTGGGTGACGACAAAGGCACCCAGTTGCTGATCCAGGACAGTCTTCCTCGTTTACCTGAGCACAGAGGGGACACCTTGGTGTTCCCGTGCATCCTCAGCGCCCTCCAGTGGATCACGCAGGGCAGAGACTCTGTGCTGGCCGACCCGGCCAAGACGACGTTGGCGGTTAAACAGAGTGTCACGGCCAAAGCCGCTCCCCTCCGTGAGGCCGCCGAGATCCACGTCCTCATCACCGGAAGCCTCCACCTGGTGGGAGGAGCTCTCAAACACCTGGACCCAGCTTCCTCTAAGTGA